Within the Synechococcales cyanobacterium CNB genome, the region GACGCACGAGTTGCAACGTCGGCCGATCATCAACGGCGAGTGGGGGATGACGCGCGTGGACTGGCCGAACGGGAGGCCGGCATACGGTCCGGGCTTCACGCAGGCGGATGACGAGTCGCTGTTCCGAACCGTTCTGTGGTCGGGCCTGGCATCGGGGCAGTTCGGCACGCCGCTGCGCATCGTGACGGAAGAACTCGACTTCAACGGCTACATCCTGACGAACGGGATGCGGGCGCTCCAGCAGACGATCGCGCGGTTCGTGCAGCACGGCTCGCTCGGGTTTGACTTCGCCCACTACCACCCCGACTCGCTGGTGGGGCGGATGTCGTCGACGAACTCGTCCGGGGATGTGCTGCACCTCTTCGGCGGTTCAGACCGGAGCCGGGGTCTGGTGTACGTGCTGAAGGACGCGAACGTGCGCGAGGGAACGGTGCAGGGCGCAAGGCTGACGGTGCGCGGCCTGATGCCAGACACCATGTACGACGCGGAGGTTTGGGGAACGGCAGCCGGAGTCGCGGGGCCTGCCGTGACGCTGACCGGACTGTTCAGCCCCGACGGCTCGCTTACGTTCAACCTGCCCTCGTTCGCGCGCGATCTCGTGGTCCGATTCAGCGCCAGAGCGTCGCACGGGCAGACCGAGAAGATCGTCTCGACGCGAGTGGGCGGGGCGATTGCGACGTTCGCCCTCGGGCCGGACCTGCGGCCGTTCCTGCTGCTGACGAGCGGGACGACCGGCGAGGTGAGCCGACAGGACATCGCGCTGTTGACCAATTTCCGTGGTCGTGTGCACGATATGACGCCGTACGTCACGCCGGATGGCATGCTCCACCTGGCCGTGACGGACGGCGAGCACAGGCTCTGGATCTTCAGCGGTGACCACGAGCTCGGAACGTGGAAGGTCATGAACAAAACGGCAGAGATCGGCGCTCCCGGCCTGACCGGGGACCTGACGACCTACCAGCCGAGTTGGGGATCGATCCACGTCGCCGGGCTGGATGCGCGGGGGCACGCGATCAACTACTGGTGGGCGCCTGGTCTGCCGGCGTGGGAGTACTCCGACCTCACGGCCCTCTTCGACGGCCCGACGATGACGGGAGGGCTTGCAGGGTACGTCGCGGCGTGGGACGGGCTGAATCTCGCGGGCCTGAACGAAGACGGCGAAGTGATCGTCTACTGGTGGGCACCCGGCCTCATGGACTGGCAGACGCTGAACATGACGGCGCTCTTCAGCGGGCCGACTTTCGAGGGGCAGCTGGACGCCTACGTCACGCCGTGGGGCGGGTTGAACATCGCGGGGCAGACGGCAGGGGGCGAGGTCTGGACGTACTGGTGGTCGCCCGCGCTGCGCGATCAGAAGGCAGCGGCCGGGGAGCCGGACGGATGGGAGGTCGCGAACATCTCGCAGGCGGCTGCCGCGCCCGCGCTCGACCGGGCCGTCGCTGCGGCTGTGTCGGCCGACGGCGGGATCAACCTGTTCGGCCTGACTTCGGCCGGGAACCTCGTGATGCTGCGGTTCTCGCTGGTCACGCTCGTCTGGAGTTCGAGCGACGCCACCTCGCTCGCGCTCGGGCCGGAGATAGACTTCCCAGTTTCCGCCGCGTCGGCAGGCGGGCGGATGATCGTCGCGGCACGCGAGGCGAGTGGACCGAGCGCGCTCGGCCAGTACACGTTCCTGCTGGGCGAGGAAACGTGGAGCTTCGAGACGATCGGAAGCACTGTCGTGCTGTAGGCGATTCGACAGATGGAGCGGGCCGCGATGAGACTGAAAACAAGATCCAAAGCGTTCGTGCAACGGCTGCTCAAGCCGGGGCTTGCGGGCATCCACGCTCGACTGGACCAACTCGAGGCAACGAGAACGGACACCGTCGGGATGTGGCGAGGTGGGCTGGCCGATGGGTGGGTCGTGCATCCTGACGGCGTCGAGGCAGTGGTGTCGGAGGAGCAGACGGCAAAGTACCGCGACGAACTGGCGTTCTGGGTTTCGTTCATTCGCGAGCCGGACCGCCGTGCAGGCATCGGCGACTACGAGGAGACATTCGGTCGTTGGCAGCGTGATCGGATCGTCGAGTTGGGCCGGTTCGTCGGTGCGGCCGATGAGCGAGAACTCCGCGCCTGGTGCGAGCGGCAGTCCGTCGTGGAGATCGGGCCGGGTCCATACCCTGCCGTCGCGGCTGCCCGTTGGCGGCGGGCAATCGCGGTCGATCCACTGGCGGACGGTTACGTGCGCGAAGGGCTGTTGCCGAAACGATCGCACTGCGATGAGGTCGTGTTCGTCGCCGCGCCTGGCGAATCGATCCCCGTGCCAGGAGGCACGGCCGACCTGGTAATCGCGGAGAACTGCCTGGACCACGTCTCGGAGCCTGCGCGAGTGATGCTGGAATGTCGTCGGGTGCTGCGCCGGGGCGGGTTGCTCTGGCTGCTGGTGGACCTTATGGACTACAGCGACCACATGCACCCGCACTCGTTCAGCGAAGAGAAGTTGCGACAACTGATCGCGACCACTGGGTTCGAGGTCGTCCGCGATCGGGTGTCCAAGGACCACAGGTCGCACCCAAACGCCTACGGCGAGTACCGGGCGTTGCTGGCCAAGCCGGGCGGGACTCGCGACGTCGCCGGCGCGACGACGACGATTCGAACGGCTGAACTCGCGCAGGCGATCAAAGCGTGAAGGTCAGGAAGCCGCCCGTATCGGCTTTGGGATCGCGCAGGCGAGGGCCGCGGCGAGCGAGTCGATCTGCTCTGGCGTGTGCTCGCTCGAGACCATCAGTCGGAAATAGACGGGGGCGGGGCCGCCGGGATAGTCGATGAGCGGCACCCGGAAGCCCGCGGATTCCAGCGTGGCTCGGGCGCGCTCCATGTCCTCGCGTGTGCCGAGCGTGAAGGTGATGATCGGCGTGGGGTCCGGGCAGACGGACAGGCCCAGGCGGACGGCGTGCGCCCGCAGGCGCGAGGCGTTTTCGCGCAGGCGATCGAGCCGCCAGGGTTCATCCCACATGACGCGGAGGCCCTCCCGCGCAGCCTCAGCGAGCGCGGGAGGTGTTGGTGTGGTGCAGACGTAGGCGGTCGCACGTCTCGCTCGCTCGACGAAGCAGCGATTGCCGGCGACGATGCCGCCCGCGCAGCCGAGGCCCTTGGCGAGCGTGGTCGTGATCGCGAGGCGCTGATCGAGCAGGCCCAGGTGCGGAACGGTGCCGCGGCCGTGCGGGCCGAGCGTCAGGAATCCGTGGCAGTCGTCCACGATCAGCAGACCATCGTCGGGGAGCGCGGCGAGGAGGTCGCGGAGTCGCGCGAGCTGACCATCCGCGGCAAAGACGCCGTCCACCATCGCCACGACGCCGTGCTCGGCGTGCTCGGCGGCGATCGCTGCGGCGTGACTGATCTCGCCGTGGCGGTAGACGAGCGAGTGCAGACCCGCGGCGGCAGCGGCGTCGTGGAGGCTTGCGTGGGCACGCTCATCGAGGATTGCGACGCCGTGTGTTCGTGCCGCCGCTTGCGCCGCGGCGACGTTCGCGGTGTAGCCGTCGGGGACGAGGAGCGTGCTCTCCACGCCGACGAAGTCCGCCATCTCTCGTTCGAGGCGCTCGTGGGGGTGTGCGTTGCCCGAGGTCTCGCGGCTGGCCGACGCGCTGACGCCGAATCGTGCGAGGGCATCCTGTGCGGCATGCACAACGCGCGGATGGTGCGCCAGGCCGTGGTAGTTGCACCCGCCGAAGGAGACGAGCGTGCGTCCGTCGGTCGTGGTTACGGTGGTCGCGGTGGCTGCGTCAAAGGGGGGGGCGGGCATGGTCAGCGTCCGTGCTGAAGTGGTGCGGTCGCGTGCCGGTCGCAGGCCGGGGGCGCGATGGTGGACATCGTATGGAGTCCGGGCGGGGACGCAAGCAGCGGGCGGATGGCGTTGACGGTGATGGCGACGGTCGCGGTGTCGCCGTGGACGCCGCCGCGGATGGTCAGATCGATCGGGGGTTCCCCGTCGATGCGCACGCTGTCGTGCGGGTCGGGCTGGCCGATGGCAGCGACGAACTCAAGCCGAACCGTGTCGCGTCCACGCCCGACACCGACAGCGACCTGACGCACGCCCGCCGCCTGTCCCGGCTCGATCACGCCGAGGGCGCACCGGAGTTCGCGTTCGGCAAGGACGGGTTCGACCGATTCACTCCAGTCCTCGATCTCAAGCCGGAGGCGATCGGCGATGAAGTGGAGACTTTCGCCAAGCCCGACGTGCCGGAGCCAGCCCTTGCGCACGCCGCGTTCGAAGGCGTCCCGGTCGAGTCCGGCCCCGATCTTGCGCTGGAAGGGAACTCGGCGCGTCGAGGCGTCCTGCACGCGCCGAACCCGCACGGCACGGACAACACGGCAGACTCCCGAGGCCACGACCGGCAGCAGGTCCATCAGAAAGCCCGGATTGACGCCCGTACCCAGCAGTCGGCCTCCCCGTCGCAAAGCCAGAGCGTGGAGTTCGTCGGCGAGCAGGGCGTGGCGCAGGTGGGGATACACCAGTTCCTCGCAGGTGCTCACGACCGTGGCGCCGCGATCGAGCAGCGTGCGAAAGGTGGGAGCGCACGATGCGAGCGATGAAACGGTCGTCACGATGGCGGCGTCAAACGCGGCGGAATCGGCGGCGCGGGCGAGGTCCGCATCGATCGTGACGCCGGGTGTCGTGCCGGGCGCGAAGTCGCCGAGGGGTCGTCCGGCGAGGGCGGGGTCGGGATCGACGGCGGCGACAACGACTCCAGCGCCGCGGGCGTGGACATCGGAGGCAATGAGCCGCCCGAGCGGACCAAGCCCGACATGGAGAACGCGCACCGGTTCGTTGGCGGCTGCGGTCATGGAGTCTCGTCGTGAACGTCGTACACCTTGATCCACTCGAACCGGGAACGCCACTCGGCGACGACGGCGACGTGCAGCGGATGGTCAACGTACGCGGTGTAGTCCTTCAGCGTGTCAAATCCGACGTAGAACGCGACGTCGTAATCGGTCTCGACGGTCGGTCGGCCGGTATCGACGTGCCTGCCGCAGAAGTACGACGTAATGCCCGGGATGCGAGCGAGTCGGCGGTCGCAGTCGTCGATGAGACGGGCGGCGTCCGCCTGGTCTTTGAGTTTGAAGAAGACAACATGGTTTATCACGGCGGGACGGGGTGGCGTCCTGACCGCCTGACCGGCTTCGGGCTGGGCGTGGGACGGGACGATGGCAAGCGTGCAGGCCGAGGCGACGATGGCCGCGAGACCGGAAGCGAGGAGGGTGCGTGGGGTATGCATGGGTACTCTCCGAGGGTGAAGCCAGCATACCAAGGGCGAAGAGACGCGAGCGGCGCGAGTGTTCAAGTGTTTGTCAGCGATGGTCTTATGGTAAAACCGGAGGTGGCCAAGCGTCGTCATCCCCGGGGAGAACAAGGCTGCGGGAGACACGGGATACGGCTTGTCGAACGAGTGTGGCATGAGGGCGTTGGAAATGGGGGAGGGAGTCCCCTTGACCTTCTCCATGCACGGGCCAAGGGAGAGGGCTAGAATCCGTTCGTCCGGCAGGGCCAGGCGTCTGGCTCCGCATCAGGATCGCCGAAGCTGACTCTTGCCCGGGTTCAAGCAGCGGTCGGAAAAGCACTCGGGCAAGAGGATCGGGTTCATGAAGCTCTATGTCGGCAATCTCTCGTTCAGCACCACCGAGGACCGTCTTCGCGAGCTGTTCGAGGAGCACGGCCAGGTCGCGTCCGCCACGCTGGTGATGGACCGCGACACGGGTCGCCCCCGCGGGTTCGGGTTCGTCGAGTTCAACAACGATGACGAGGCTCGGGCCGCCATCAACGCCCTCAACGGCAAGAACGTCGACGGGCGCGACCTCACCGTCAACGAGGCCAAGCCCCGCGAGAACCGCGGAGGCGGCGGAGGCGGGGGTGGCTGGTAATCCAGACGCCATCCACAGCGCCATCCATGCAGCACACACCGGAGCCATTGCGGCTTCCGGGGGGAAGCGCAACATCGGGCCGCGAGACGCATGCCCCGCAGCCTGGTGAGGACGGTGGCACCTTGCCCAACGATCGCAACGGGCAGAGTGTGCCG harbors:
- a CDS encoding class I SAM-dependent methyltransferase gives rise to the protein MERAAMRLKTRSKAFVQRLLKPGLAGIHARLDQLEATRTDTVGMWRGGLADGWVVHPDGVEAVVSEEQTAKYRDELAFWVSFIREPDRRAGIGDYEETFGRWQRDRIVELGRFVGAADERELRAWCERQSVVEIGPGPYPAVAAARWRRAIAVDPLADGYVREGLLPKRSHCDEVVFVAAPGESIPVPGGTADLVIAENCLDHVSEPARVMLECRRVLRRGGLLWLLVDLMDYSDHMHPHSFSEEKLRQLIATTGFEVVRDRVSKDHRSHPNAYGEYRALLAKPGGTRDVAGATTTIRTAELAQAIKA
- a CDS encoding dihydrodipicolinate reductase produces the protein MTAAANEPVRVLHVGLGPLGRLIASDVHARGAGVVVAAVDPDPALAGRPLGDFAPGTTPGVTIDADLARAADSAAFDAAIVTTVSSLASCAPTFRTLLDRGATVVSTCEELVYPHLRHALLADELHALALRRGGRLLGTGVNPGFLMDLLPVVASGVCRVVRAVRVRRVQDASTRRVPFQRKIGAGLDRDAFERGVRKGWLRHVGLGESLHFIADRLRLEIEDWSESVEPVLAERELRCALGVIEPGQAAGVRQVAVGVGRGRDTVRLEFVAAIGQPDPHDSVRIDGEPPIDLTIRGGVHGDTATVAITVNAIRPLLASPPGLHTMSTIAPPACDRHATAPLQHGR
- a CDS encoding pyridoxal phosphate-dependent aminotransferase family protein, giving the protein MPAPPFDAATATTVTTTDGRTLVSFGGCNYHGLAHHPRVVHAAQDALARFGVSASASRETSGNAHPHERLEREMADFVGVESTLLVPDGYTANVAAAQAAARTHGVAILDERAHASLHDAAAAAGLHSLVYRHGEISHAAAIAAEHAEHGVVAMVDGVFAADGQLARLRDLLAALPDDGLLIVDDCHGFLTLGPHGRGTVPHLGLLDQRLAITTTLAKGLGCAGGIVAGNRCFVERARRATAYVCTTPTPPALAEAAREGLRVMWDEPWRLDRLRENASRLRAHAVRLGLSVCPDPTPIITFTLGTREDMERARATLESAGFRVPLIDYPGGPAPVYFRLMVSSEHTPEQIDSLAAALACAIPKPIRAAS
- a CDS encoding Dabb family protein, producing MEKVKGTPSPISNALMPHSFDKPYPVSPAALFSPGMTTLGHLRFYHKTIADKHLNTRAARVSSPLVCWLHPRRVPMHTPRTLLASGLAAIVASACTLAIVPSHAQPEAGQAVRTPPRPAVINHVVFFKLKDQADAARLIDDCDRRLARIPGITSYFCGRHVDTGRPTVETDYDVAFYVGFDTLKDYTAYVDHPLHVAVVAEWRSRFEWIKVYDVHDETP
- a CDS encoding RNA-binding protein — its product is MKLYVGNLSFSTTEDRLRELFEEHGQVASATLVMDRDTGRPRGFGFVEFNNDDEARAAINALNGKNVDGRDLTVNEAKPRENRGGGGGGGGW